The following proteins come from a genomic window of Drosophila sulfurigaster albostrigata strain 15112-1811.04 chromosome X, ASM2355843v2, whole genome shotgun sequence:
- the LOC133848862 gene encoding furin-like protease 2 isoform X1, which produces MLDKSIDRTEKQTVELPFFVERTCTDCDTNEKSVNLRPRAKATTKTTTTLAPTSLSSTALPSVTRSSFRGGGGNALKRRKCHPNAQQQKQQQQQQLKLNRNIYLCKCNRMAQSCIYFVLVLAILSVRYTCAASHPQQQQQQLREREQQQQHLQHNNQTEYGAGDNYSIYHDRNATIKYPDPILIIAETESESEASNTHNNTNNINASVKKQKNKKNSNIVEKKNKNYKKKQLQEETEEERHHLLSDSLDTFGAYRIPDEAIYTNEFAVHIPAGRSIADTIAEKYGFTNRGQIGALDDYYLFQHHRVSKRSLRSSRKHHSALKSEFEVKWLQQQHEKIRQKRDGPYSDIPTYSPYNILRQPNNDYALDPITNPYSLFSYSPDPSLTSSTTSSHSPRLKYRDVSPLLIFSDPLFKEQWYLVSKNGGAKDGLDMNIVPAWQKGYTGKGVVVSILDDGIQTNHPDLAQNYDPDASFDINGNDSDPTPQDNGDNKHGTRCAGEVAAVAFNNYCGVGVAYNASIGGVRMLDGKVNDVVEAQALSLNPAHIDIYSASWGPEDDGSTVDGPGPLARRAFIYGVTSGRQGKGSIFVWASGNGGRYTDSCNCDGYTNSIFTLSISSATQAGYKPWYLEECSSTLATTYSSGTPGHDKSVATVDMDGRLRPDHICTVEHTGTSASAPLAAGICALALEANPDLTWRDMQYLVVYTSRPGPLEKESGWTLNGVKRKYSHKFGYGLMDAGAMVTLAEQWNSVPPQHICKSRENNEDRNIAGEYGYTLATHMDVNGCAGTINEVRYLEHVQCRITLRFFPRGNLRILLTSPMGTTSTLLFERPRDIVKSNFDDWPFLSVHFWGEKAEGRWTLQVINSGRRRVNQPGILSKWQLIFYGTSSQPMRLKSELLNTQLRNSPVASNPFIFSSASNIGQPANEGGNFNTDNFAGYLNYQNIFSSAGSSPEVATATLDGHSVNTSAIVLQQQQQLANVNGSGDNKLIMYSCDAECGTLGCYGRGPTQCVACSHYRLDNTCVSRCPPRSFPNQVGICWPCHDSCETCAGAGPDSCLTCAPAHLHVTDLAVCVQNCPDGYFEDMKNRTCVPCEPNCASCQDRPEFCTSCDHHLVMHENKCYSACPLDSYETEENKCAYCHSSCATCNGATENDCITCRPSRYAWQNKCLNNCPEGHYADKKRLECLPCHEGCKSCSSNGICSECLPNWTLNKKDKCSVAGSEACTDSEFYSQSESGCKACHSSCETCNGPLATNCLSCESNRLLEQSSCVSGCQDGYFMETGVCTPCLHTCTQCKSRTNCSNCSKGLELQNGECRTTCADGYYSDRGICAKCYLSCHTCSGPRRNQCVQCPDGWQLAAGECYPKCPEGFYKSEFGCQKCHHYCKTCNGAGPLACSSCPPNFMLDGGLCMECLSTQYYDATTQTCKACHESCHSCLGPGQYSCKACVAPLHLDRVNGQCVPCCRASKKTTTEAGEQQDNDNEDDEHCCQCDADTGECRSTSTAGKRRTVVGIDSIFRSAVRDRQQQLPGELNGGGGGGVFVFRLDSPLTAITAIAVAICLLIITIFSIIFAVLQRNSNHTSRNSVRYRKINGRKCEASNEARFIFNVGENGDDTDSDDDNDMMDNSMDTTRRRMNNQRIVYEQQHHNRCGDVPPNGNEFYVKSTNDIDAIEFHGNSSSSKHVNNPDCSSNSNSPTTMNPPIIAATATATTTTSSSSSNNRRIVSRNNYIES; this is translated from the exons ATGCTTGATAAAAGCATTGATAGAACCGAGAAGCAAACCGTCGAATTACCATTTTTTGTGGAACGAACGTGTACTGATTGCGATACCAACGAGAAGAGCGTTAACCTGCGACCAcgagcaaaagcaacaacaaaaacaacaacaacattagcacctacatcattatcatcaacaGCATTACCATCAGTAACAAGATCATCATTTAGAGGAGGAGGTGGAAATGCattgaaaagaagaaaatgccATCCAAatgcgcaacaacaaaaacaacaacaacaacaacaactgaaactcAATAGAAATAtctatttatgcaaatgtaatCGAATGGCACAGAgctgtatatattttgtattagttTTAGCAATCTTAAGTGTAAGATATACTTGTGCTGCTTCtcatccacaacaacaacagcaacaactacgcgaaagagaacaacaacaacaacatttacaaCATAATAATCAAACTGAATATGGAGCCGGCGATAATTACTCAATATATCACGATAGAAATGCAACCATAAAATACCCAGATCCAATATTGATCATCGCTGAgactgaatctgaatctgaggCTAGTAATACtcacaacaacaccaacaatatTAATGCCAGTGTGAAGAAGcaaaagaacaagaagaacagcaacatcgtcgagaagaagaacaagaactaTAAGAAGAAGCAACTGCAAGAAGAGACTGAGGAAGAGCGACATCATCTGCTCAGCGATTCATTGGACACATTTGGCGCTTATCGCATACCCGACGAGGCCATCTACACAAATGAGTTCGCTGTCCATATACCAGCTGGCAGATCCATTGCCGATACCATAGCCGAGAAGTACGGTTTCACCAATCGCGGACAG ATCGGCGCCCTTGACGACTATTATCTGTTTCAGCATCATCGCGTGTCCAAGCGTTCGCTTCGCTCGAGTCGCAAGCATCACAGTGCCTTAAAATCGGAGTTCGAG GTGAAGTggcttcagcagcagcatgagAAGATCAGGCAGAAGCGAGATGGCCCCTATTCAGATATACCCACCTACAGTCCGTACAATATTTTACGCCAGCCTAATAATGACTACGCACTCGATCCCATTACGAATCCATATTCGCTTTTTTCATATTCCCCAGACCCATCCCTAACATCATCGACCACATCGTCCCATTCGCCGCGTCTCAAGTACCGCGATGTCTCGCCTCTGCTTATCTTCTCCGATCCGTTGTTTAAGGAACAGTGGTATTTGGTGAGTAAA AATGGAGGAGCGAAGGATGGTCTCGACATGAACATCGTGCCTGCCTGGCAGAAGGGATACACTGGCAAAGGTGTCGTTGTCTCCATACTGGACGACGGCATTCAAACCAATCATCCGGATCTCGCTCAGAATTAT GATCCCGATGCTTCGTTCGATATCAACGGCAATGATTCGGATCCAACGCCACAGGATAATGGCGACAATAAACATGGAACACGTTGCGCTGGCGAAGTTGCTGCGGTTGCCTTCAACAACTATTgcggcgtgggcgtggcatatAATGCCAGCATTGGCG GCGTGCGCATGCTGGATGGCAAAGTGAACGACGTGGTCGAAGCGCAGGCGCTAAGCTTGAATCCCGCTCACATTGACATCTACAGCGCCTCGTGGGGACCCGAGGATGATGGCTCCACGGTCGATGGTCCCGGACCCTTGGCTCGTCGTGCCTTCATCTACGGCGTGACCAGCGGACGTCAGGGCAAGGGTTCGATCTTTGTGTGGGCATCGGGCAACGGTGGACGCTACACGGACTCGTGCAACTGCGATGGCTACACCAACTCCATCTTTACGCTGTCCATCTCGAGTGCCACGCAAGCAGG CTACAAGCCTTGGTATCTGGAGGAGTGCTCATCGACGCTGGCCACCACCTACAGCTCGGGTACGCCGGGTCACGACAAGAGCGTCGCCACCGTCGACATGGACGGACGCCTGCGTCCCGATCACATTTGCACTGTGGAGCACACGGGCACCTCGGCTTCGGCACCGCTGGCGGCTGGCATTTGTGCGTTGGCGCTGGAAGCGAATCCCGATTTGACGTGGCGTGATATGCAGTACTTGGTGGTGTACACCTCGAGGCCGGGACCGCTGGAGAAGGAGAGCGGCTGGACATTGAATGGCGTGAAGCGTAAATACAGTCACAAGTTTGGCTACGGTCTGATGGATGCCGGCGCCATGGTCACTTTGGCCGAGCAATGGAATTCAGTGCCGCCGCAGCACATTTGCAAGTCGCGCGAGAACAACGAGGATCGCAATATTGCCGGCGAATATGGCTACACGCTGGCCACCCACATGGATGTGAACGGTTGCGCCGGCACAATCAATGAGGTGCGCTATCTGGAGCACGTTCAGTGTCGCATCACGTTGCGCTTCTTCCCGCGCGGCAATTTGCGCATCTTACTCACCTCGCCGATGGGCACAACGAGCACGCTGCTGTTTGAGCGACCGCGCGACATTGTCAAGTCGAATTTTGACGATTGGCCATTCCTGAGCGTGCACTTTTGGGGCGAAAAGGCCGAGGGTCGCTGGACGTTGCAGGTGATCAACAGTGGACGTCGACGGGTCAATCAACCGGGCATTCTATCCAAGTGGCAGCTCATCTTCTATGGCACATCGTCGCAACCGATGCGCCTCAAATCGGAGCTGCTAAACACTCAATTGCGCAACAGTCCCGTTGCCAGCAATCCGTTCATCTTCTCGTCGGCCTCGAACATTGGTCAGCCCGCTAACGAGGGCGGCAACTTTAACACGGATAACTTTGCCGGGTATTTGAACTATCAGAACATCTTTAGCAGCGCCGGCTCCAGTCCAGAGGTGGCCACCGCCACTTTGGATGGCCACAGCGTCAACACTTCGGCAATTGTCctccaacaacagcagcaactagcCAATGTCAATGGCAGTGGCGATAACAAGCTCATCATGTATTCCTGCGATGCTGAATGCGGTACACTCGGCTGCTATGGACGTGGGCCGACGCAGTGCGTCGCCTGTAGTCACTATCGACTGGACAA CACTTGCGTAAGTCGTTGTCCACCTCGCTCGTTCCCCAATCAAGTGGGCATCTGCTGGCCATGCCACGATTCCTGCGAGACCTGCGCTGGCGCTGGACCCGACAGCTGTCTCACCTGTGCACCCGCCCACCTGCATGTCACTGATCTCGCCGTCTGTGTGCAAAACTGTCCCGATGGTTACTTTGAGG ATATGAAGAATCGAACTTGTGTGCCTTGCGAGCCGAACTGTGCCTCCTGTCAGGATCGTCCCGAGTTTTGCACCAGCTGCGATCATCATCTGGTCATGCACGAGAACAAATGCTATTCGGCTTGCCCGCTCGACTCTTACGAAACGGAAGAAAACAA ATGCGCCTACTGTCACTCCTCGTGCGCCACGTGCAATGGCGCCACAGAGAACGATTGCATCACGTGCCGTCCCAGTCGCTATGCGTGGCAAAACAAATGCCTTAACAACTGCCCCGAGGGACACTATGCGGACAAGAAGCGGTTGGAGTGTTTGCCCTGTCACGAGGGCTGCaagagctgcagcagcaatggcatcTGCAGCGAGTGTCTGCCCAACTGGACGCTCAACAAGAAGGACAAATGCAGCGTCGCCGGCAGCGAAGCTTGCACCGATT CGGAGTTTTACAGTCAGTCGGAGAGCGGCTGCAAGGCATGCCACAGCTCGTGTGAGACGTGCAACGGTCCGTTGGCCACCAACTGTTTATCTTGCGAGTCGAATCGTTTGCTGGAGCAGAGCAGCTGTGTCAGCGGCTGTCAGGATGGCTACTTCATGGAGACGGGCGTGTGCACGCCTTGCTTGCACACTTGCACCCAATGCAAGTCGCGCACcaactgcagcaactgctCCAAGGGATTGGAGCTGCAGAATGGCGAGTGTCGCACCACTTGCGCTGATGG CTATTACAGCGATCGCGGCATTTGCGCCAAGTGCTATCTGAGTTGTCACACGTGCAGCGGACCGCGTCGCAATCAGTGTGTTCAGTGTCCCGATGGCTGGCAGCTGGCCGCCGGCGAATGCTATCCCAAGTGCCCCGAGGGCTTCTACAAGTCGGAGTTTGGCTGCCAGAAATGCCATCATTACTGCAAGACCTGTAATG GCGCTGGTCCGTTGGCCTGTTCGTCGTGCCCGCCCAACTTTATGCTCGATGGCGGACTGTGCATGGAATGCCTGAGCACCCAGTACTATGATGCAACCACACAGACGTGCAAAGCGTGCCACGAATCGTGTCATTCGTGCCTGGGACCCGGACAATACTCGTGCAAAGCGTGCGTGGCACCTTTGCATCTGGATCGCGTGAATGGCCAATGTGTGCCCTGCTGTCGGGCCAGCAAGAAGACAACCACCGAAGCTGGCGAGCAacaggacaacgacaacgaagacGACGAGCACTGCTGTCAATGCGATGCGGATACAG GTGAATGCCGAAGCACTTCAACGGCAGGCAAACGTCGCACTGTCGTTGGCATCGACAGCATTTTCAGGAGCGCAGTCAGAGAtcgacagcaacagttgccggGTGAGCTGaatggcggtggcggtggtggcgtATTTGTTTTTCGACTCGATTCCCCGTTGACAGCAATCACCGCAATTGCCGTAGCGATTTGTCTGCTCATCATCACCATCTTCTCAATTATCTTTGCCGTGCTGCAG CGCAATAGCAATCACACATCGAGAAATTCGGTGCGTTATCGCAAGATCAATGGGCGGAAGTGTGAGGCGAGCAATGAGGCCAGATTTATATTCAATGTGGGCGAGAATGGCGATGATACAGACAgcgatgatgataatgatatgATGGATAATAGCATGGATACAACGCGGAGGCGGATGAATAACCAACGCATTGTCTACGAGCAGCAACATCACAATCGTTGCGGCGACGTCCCCCCAAATGGAAACGAATTTTATGTGAAGAGTACAAATGATATTGATGCGATCGAGTTtcatggcaacagcagcagtagtaaACATGTAAATAATCccgattgcagcagcaacagcaacagtccCACAACAATGAATCCGCCAATAatagcagcgacagcaacagcaacaacaacaacgagtagtagtagcagcaacaatagaAGAATCGTTAGCcgaaataattatattgaaagCTGA
- the LOC133848862 gene encoding furin-like protease 2 isoform X2, whose amino-acid sequence MLDKSIDRTEKQTVELPFFVERTCTDCDTNEKSVNLRPRAKATTKTTTTLAPTSLSSTALPSVTRSSFRGGGGNALKRRKCHPNAQQQKQQQQQQLKLNRNIYLCKCNRMAQSCIYFVLVLAILSVRYTCAASHPQQQQQQLREREQQQQHLQHNNQTEYGAGDNYSIYHDRNATIKYPDPILIIAETESESEASNTHNNTNNINASVKKQKNKKNSNIVEKKNKNYKKKQLQEETEEERHHLLSDSLDTFGAYRIPDEAIYTNEFAVHIPAGRSIADTIAEKYGFTNRGQIGALDDYYLFQHHRVSKRSLRSSRKHHSALKSEFEVKWLQQQHEKIRQKRDGPYSDIPTYSPYNILRQPNNDYALDPITNPYSLFSYSPDPSLTSSTTSSHSPRLKYRDVSPLLIFSDPLFKEQWYLNGGAKDGLDMNIVPAWQKGYTGKGVVVSILDDGIQTNHPDLAQNYDPDASFDINGNDSDPTPQDNGDNKHGTRCAGEVAAVAFNNYCGVGVAYNASIGGVRMLDGKVNDVVEAQALSLNPAHIDIYSASWGPEDDGSTVDGPGPLARRAFIYGVTSGRQGKGSIFVWASGNGGRYTDSCNCDGYTNSIFTLSISSATQAGYKPWYLEECSSTLATTYSSGTPGHDKSVATVDMDGRLRPDHICTVEHTGTSASAPLAAGICALALEANPDLTWRDMQYLVVYTSRPGPLEKESGWTLNGVKRKYSHKFGYGLMDAGAMVTLAEQWNSVPPQHICKSRENNEDRNIAGEYGYTLATHMDVNGCAGTINEVRYLEHVQCRITLRFFPRGNLRILLTSPMGTTSTLLFERPRDIVKSNFDDWPFLSVHFWGEKAEGRWTLQVINSGRRRVNQPGILSKWQLIFYGTSSQPMRLKSELLNTQLRNSPVASNPFIFSSASNIGQPANEGGNFNTDNFAGYLNYQNIFSSAGSSPEVATATLDGHSVNTSAIVLQQQQQLANVNGSGDNKLIMYSCDAECGTLGCYGRGPTQCVACSHYRLDNTCVSRCPPRSFPNQVGICWPCHDSCETCAGAGPDSCLTCAPAHLHVTDLAVCVQNCPDGYFEDMKNRTCVPCEPNCASCQDRPEFCTSCDHHLVMHENKCYSACPLDSYETEENKCAYCHSSCATCNGATENDCITCRPSRYAWQNKCLNNCPEGHYADKKRLECLPCHEGCKSCSSNGICSECLPNWTLNKKDKCSVAGSEACTDSEFYSQSESGCKACHSSCETCNGPLATNCLSCESNRLLEQSSCVSGCQDGYFMETGVCTPCLHTCTQCKSRTNCSNCSKGLELQNGECRTTCADGYYSDRGICAKCYLSCHTCSGPRRNQCVQCPDGWQLAAGECYPKCPEGFYKSEFGCQKCHHYCKTCNGAGPLACSSCPPNFMLDGGLCMECLSTQYYDATTQTCKACHESCHSCLGPGQYSCKACVAPLHLDRVNGQCVPCCRASKKTTTEAGEQQDNDNEDDEHCCQCDADTGECRSTSTAGKRRTVVGIDSIFRSAVRDRQQQLPGELNGGGGGGVFVFRLDSPLTAITAIAVAICLLIITIFSIIFAVLQRNSNHTSRNSVRYRKINGRKCEASNEARFIFNVGENGDDTDSDDDNDMMDNSMDTTRRRMNNQRIVYEQQHHNRCGDVPPNGNEFYVKSTNDIDAIEFHGNSSSSKHVNNPDCSSNSNSPTTMNPPIIAATATATTTTSSSSSNNRRIVSRNNYIES is encoded by the exons ATGCTTGATAAAAGCATTGATAGAACCGAGAAGCAAACCGTCGAATTACCATTTTTTGTGGAACGAACGTGTACTGATTGCGATACCAACGAGAAGAGCGTTAACCTGCGACCAcgagcaaaagcaacaacaaaaacaacaacaacattagcacctacatcattatcatcaacaGCATTACCATCAGTAACAAGATCATCATTTAGAGGAGGAGGTGGAAATGCattgaaaagaagaaaatgccATCCAAatgcgcaacaacaaaaacaacaacaacaacaacaactgaaactcAATAGAAATAtctatttatgcaaatgtaatCGAATGGCACAGAgctgtatatattttgtattagttTTAGCAATCTTAAGTGTAAGATATACTTGTGCTGCTTCtcatccacaacaacaacagcaacaactacgcgaaagagaacaacaacaacaacatttacaaCATAATAATCAAACTGAATATGGAGCCGGCGATAATTACTCAATATATCACGATAGAAATGCAACCATAAAATACCCAGATCCAATATTGATCATCGCTGAgactgaatctgaatctgaggCTAGTAATACtcacaacaacaccaacaatatTAATGCCAGTGTGAAGAAGcaaaagaacaagaagaacagcaacatcgtcgagaagaagaacaagaactaTAAGAAGAAGCAACTGCAAGAAGAGACTGAGGAAGAGCGACATCATCTGCTCAGCGATTCATTGGACACATTTGGCGCTTATCGCATACCCGACGAGGCCATCTACACAAATGAGTTCGCTGTCCATATACCAGCTGGCAGATCCATTGCCGATACCATAGCCGAGAAGTACGGTTTCACCAATCGCGGACAG ATCGGCGCCCTTGACGACTATTATCTGTTTCAGCATCATCGCGTGTCCAAGCGTTCGCTTCGCTCGAGTCGCAAGCATCACAGTGCCTTAAAATCGGAGTTCGAG GTGAAGTggcttcagcagcagcatgagAAGATCAGGCAGAAGCGAGATGGCCCCTATTCAGATATACCCACCTACAGTCCGTACAATATTTTACGCCAGCCTAATAATGACTACGCACTCGATCCCATTACGAATCCATATTCGCTTTTTTCATATTCCCCAGACCCATCCCTAACATCATCGACCACATCGTCCCATTCGCCGCGTCTCAAGTACCGCGATGTCTCGCCTCTGCTTATCTTCTCCGATCCGTTGTTTAAGGAACAGTGGTATTTG AATGGAGGAGCGAAGGATGGTCTCGACATGAACATCGTGCCTGCCTGGCAGAAGGGATACACTGGCAAAGGTGTCGTTGTCTCCATACTGGACGACGGCATTCAAACCAATCATCCGGATCTCGCTCAGAATTAT GATCCCGATGCTTCGTTCGATATCAACGGCAATGATTCGGATCCAACGCCACAGGATAATGGCGACAATAAACATGGAACACGTTGCGCTGGCGAAGTTGCTGCGGTTGCCTTCAACAACTATTgcggcgtgggcgtggcatatAATGCCAGCATTGGCG GCGTGCGCATGCTGGATGGCAAAGTGAACGACGTGGTCGAAGCGCAGGCGCTAAGCTTGAATCCCGCTCACATTGACATCTACAGCGCCTCGTGGGGACCCGAGGATGATGGCTCCACGGTCGATGGTCCCGGACCCTTGGCTCGTCGTGCCTTCATCTACGGCGTGACCAGCGGACGTCAGGGCAAGGGTTCGATCTTTGTGTGGGCATCGGGCAACGGTGGACGCTACACGGACTCGTGCAACTGCGATGGCTACACCAACTCCATCTTTACGCTGTCCATCTCGAGTGCCACGCAAGCAGG CTACAAGCCTTGGTATCTGGAGGAGTGCTCATCGACGCTGGCCACCACCTACAGCTCGGGTACGCCGGGTCACGACAAGAGCGTCGCCACCGTCGACATGGACGGACGCCTGCGTCCCGATCACATTTGCACTGTGGAGCACACGGGCACCTCGGCTTCGGCACCGCTGGCGGCTGGCATTTGTGCGTTGGCGCTGGAAGCGAATCCCGATTTGACGTGGCGTGATATGCAGTACTTGGTGGTGTACACCTCGAGGCCGGGACCGCTGGAGAAGGAGAGCGGCTGGACATTGAATGGCGTGAAGCGTAAATACAGTCACAAGTTTGGCTACGGTCTGATGGATGCCGGCGCCATGGTCACTTTGGCCGAGCAATGGAATTCAGTGCCGCCGCAGCACATTTGCAAGTCGCGCGAGAACAACGAGGATCGCAATATTGCCGGCGAATATGGCTACACGCTGGCCACCCACATGGATGTGAACGGTTGCGCCGGCACAATCAATGAGGTGCGCTATCTGGAGCACGTTCAGTGTCGCATCACGTTGCGCTTCTTCCCGCGCGGCAATTTGCGCATCTTACTCACCTCGCCGATGGGCACAACGAGCACGCTGCTGTTTGAGCGACCGCGCGACATTGTCAAGTCGAATTTTGACGATTGGCCATTCCTGAGCGTGCACTTTTGGGGCGAAAAGGCCGAGGGTCGCTGGACGTTGCAGGTGATCAACAGTGGACGTCGACGGGTCAATCAACCGGGCATTCTATCCAAGTGGCAGCTCATCTTCTATGGCACATCGTCGCAACCGATGCGCCTCAAATCGGAGCTGCTAAACACTCAATTGCGCAACAGTCCCGTTGCCAGCAATCCGTTCATCTTCTCGTCGGCCTCGAACATTGGTCAGCCCGCTAACGAGGGCGGCAACTTTAACACGGATAACTTTGCCGGGTATTTGAACTATCAGAACATCTTTAGCAGCGCCGGCTCCAGTCCAGAGGTGGCCACCGCCACTTTGGATGGCCACAGCGTCAACACTTCGGCAATTGTCctccaacaacagcagcaactagcCAATGTCAATGGCAGTGGCGATAACAAGCTCATCATGTATTCCTGCGATGCTGAATGCGGTACACTCGGCTGCTATGGACGTGGGCCGACGCAGTGCGTCGCCTGTAGTCACTATCGACTGGACAA CACTTGCGTAAGTCGTTGTCCACCTCGCTCGTTCCCCAATCAAGTGGGCATCTGCTGGCCATGCCACGATTCCTGCGAGACCTGCGCTGGCGCTGGACCCGACAGCTGTCTCACCTGTGCACCCGCCCACCTGCATGTCACTGATCTCGCCGTCTGTGTGCAAAACTGTCCCGATGGTTACTTTGAGG ATATGAAGAATCGAACTTGTGTGCCTTGCGAGCCGAACTGTGCCTCCTGTCAGGATCGTCCCGAGTTTTGCACCAGCTGCGATCATCATCTGGTCATGCACGAGAACAAATGCTATTCGGCTTGCCCGCTCGACTCTTACGAAACGGAAGAAAACAA ATGCGCCTACTGTCACTCCTCGTGCGCCACGTGCAATGGCGCCACAGAGAACGATTGCATCACGTGCCGTCCCAGTCGCTATGCGTGGCAAAACAAATGCCTTAACAACTGCCCCGAGGGACACTATGCGGACAAGAAGCGGTTGGAGTGTTTGCCCTGTCACGAGGGCTGCaagagctgcagcagcaatggcatcTGCAGCGAGTGTCTGCCCAACTGGACGCTCAACAAGAAGGACAAATGCAGCGTCGCCGGCAGCGAAGCTTGCACCGATT CGGAGTTTTACAGTCAGTCGGAGAGCGGCTGCAAGGCATGCCACAGCTCGTGTGAGACGTGCAACGGTCCGTTGGCCACCAACTGTTTATCTTGCGAGTCGAATCGTTTGCTGGAGCAGAGCAGCTGTGTCAGCGGCTGTCAGGATGGCTACTTCATGGAGACGGGCGTGTGCACGCCTTGCTTGCACACTTGCACCCAATGCAAGTCGCGCACcaactgcagcaactgctCCAAGGGATTGGAGCTGCAGAATGGCGAGTGTCGCACCACTTGCGCTGATGG CTATTACAGCGATCGCGGCATTTGCGCCAAGTGCTATCTGAGTTGTCACACGTGCAGCGGACCGCGTCGCAATCAGTGTGTTCAGTGTCCCGATGGCTGGCAGCTGGCCGCCGGCGAATGCTATCCCAAGTGCCCCGAGGGCTTCTACAAGTCGGAGTTTGGCTGCCAGAAATGCCATCATTACTGCAAGACCTGTAATG GCGCTGGTCCGTTGGCCTGTTCGTCGTGCCCGCCCAACTTTATGCTCGATGGCGGACTGTGCATGGAATGCCTGAGCACCCAGTACTATGATGCAACCACACAGACGTGCAAAGCGTGCCACGAATCGTGTCATTCGTGCCTGGGACCCGGACAATACTCGTGCAAAGCGTGCGTGGCACCTTTGCATCTGGATCGCGTGAATGGCCAATGTGTGCCCTGCTGTCGGGCCAGCAAGAAGACAACCACCGAAGCTGGCGAGCAacaggacaacgacaacgaagacGACGAGCACTGCTGTCAATGCGATGCGGATACAG GTGAATGCCGAAGCACTTCAACGGCAGGCAAACGTCGCACTGTCGTTGGCATCGACAGCATTTTCAGGAGCGCAGTCAGAGAtcgacagcaacagttgccggGTGAGCTGaatggcggtggcggtggtggcgtATTTGTTTTTCGACTCGATTCCCCGTTGACAGCAATCACCGCAATTGCCGTAGCGATTTGTCTGCTCATCATCACCATCTTCTCAATTATCTTTGCCGTGCTGCAG CGCAATAGCAATCACACATCGAGAAATTCGGTGCGTTATCGCAAGATCAATGGGCGGAAGTGTGAGGCGAGCAATGAGGCCAGATTTATATTCAATGTGGGCGAGAATGGCGATGATACAGACAgcgatgatgataatgatatgATGGATAATAGCATGGATACAACGCGGAGGCGGATGAATAACCAACGCATTGTCTACGAGCAGCAACATCACAATCGTTGCGGCGACGTCCCCCCAAATGGAAACGAATTTTATGTGAAGAGTACAAATGATATTGATGCGATCGAGTTtcatggcaacagcagcagtagtaaACATGTAAATAATCccgattgcagcagcaacagcaacagtccCACAACAATGAATCCGCCAATAatagcagcgacagcaacagcaacaacaacaacgagtagtagtagcagcaacaatagaAGAATCGTTAGCcgaaataattatattgaaagCTGA